Part of the Prevotella communis genome is shown below.
GAATTGTTTATCTGTATGTCGCATCAAGGGGTCGAGGACAGCTGCCACACAGCGCACCAACGAACAGGCATCGGCATGCACGACAATGTGGTCGTCGTCGAAATCCAGAATACCGTCGGCTGCCATGTCCTGCAACTGATGCTCATCATAGTGGCAGGCTGCCCGGAGGGTGTCAACCGTAACGCCCATGCGCTCTGCCACCTGATGCCAGTTGAGCTGATAGTTGCACATCAGTGTCTCCACCACCTCGCGCACCAGTTTCTGCTCGTGCGACAATGTATAGCCTCGCTGTATGTAGAACCGTTTCTGGTTGATGGTCTCGATATAGGTTTTGATATCACGACCGTTCTGCACATAGGCATCGTCAAGCTGACTGATAGCCGTCACGCCGAAGGCATAGACCTGGGCTGTGGTGCGACGTGTGCAGTAGCCTTGGAAATTGCGATGGAGCATGCCCGACTGCAGGGCGGTATACAGTTCGTCCTCGGGCAGCACAAAGTGATCCAGTCCTACACGCTGATAGCCTGCTTGTGTCATCACCTCTGAGGCGGCTTCATACATCGCGCTCTTCTCCTCCATCGAGGGTAGTCCTATACGGTCCAGTATCCGCTGGCGTGGGAAGAGCTTGGGTAAGTGGGCATAGGCAAAGGTCACCAGACGGTCTGGACGCAGTTCTGCTGCCTGTTCTATGGTATGCCGGAAGGAGTCGACAGTCTGCAGGGGCAGACCATAGATGAAATCAAAGTTGACCGTGGCGCCCGATGCTCTCAGTATCTGCAGCACATCACTCATAGGGAGCAACGAGGGACGGCGGTTCACTGCCTGCAGCACGTCGGTCTTCAAATCCTGCATACCGATGCTATATCGGGTGAACCCGCACTCGGTAAGCTGCTGCCAGTCTTGCTCGGTCAGATAGCCGGGATGGCACTCGATGGCTATCTCCGGACGGTCTATCGCAGGTGCAATGCTCAGCAGGTGCTCGTTCAGCTCCTTTATCATTGATACGGGAAGCGACGTCGGACTGCCTCCGCCATAGTGTATCTGCGAGATTTGTCGGCTGCGGTCTATCTGACTGGCTACAAGGTCTATCTCCTGATGCAAGGCATCGACATAGTCTTTCACGGTGTCGGCCGATGCTGCGGGATAGGAATTACAACCGCAATAGTGGCACAGATGACGACAGAAGGGGATATGCAGATAGAAGGATATCTGGTTCTGACGGGCTGTGTTTGATGCTGCAACGACACGCTGATAGTCGCTCTCACTGAATGCTGTGAAATAGTTGGCTGGCGGATAACTGGTGTATCGCGGCACAGGACGGTTGTATTTCTGTATTAATTCTGGCTGCATGCTTTAAGATTGTGGTGAACAGGATGAAGCAGGCAAAGAGAATACGGGTGAAGCGGATGCCGACTCGACGCAACAGCAGACCTGCTCCAAAGGAGGCGCAGAAGGCGGCTGAGGTTCCCACGATGCCACTCATCACGCCTATCTCTTTCATGTCGTATCCAAGGTCCACTAACCAGGGGCGCATCATGGAGAGAATGCCTATCATGCTGGCATAATAGAGCATCAGAAAACCTATCTGACGCCAGATGCCACGCTGGGTGAAGAACGAGGCAAAATCGGTGAGGCGGGCACGCTCTTGTGTGCTCTTTGCCGCTATCACTGGTTCACGACGCATAATCAACGGTATGAGCATCAGCAGCACGAAGAGTCCTAAGCAGAGGGTGACCGTCTGCCAGCCAAAGGTATGTAGCACTACCAGCAACAGACCGCTACCAACGAGGGCGCCTCCGAAACTGCCCATAGACTGCATACTGTTCACCATACTCTTATCCCTACCCCCATGCATCAGGATGGCTAATGCATCAGTAGCGATATCTTGTGTGGCTGACGCCACCAGCGACAGACAGACAAGGGCGATGATGAGATACAGGTTGTCACTCACATCAAACAGGCCTGCCAGAATGATAAACAGGGCATAGACACACTCGCTGCCAATGATGCAACGACGGAAATCACGACCTGTCAGACAGTGACGGTCGACAACTGGCGACCAGAGGAATTTGAGTACCCAGGGCAACTTCACCAACTGAAGAAGTCCGATAGTCGCTAAAGAATAATGAGCTTCTCGCATCATCACCTGAAGGGCGGTAGCAAAGAAGCTGGAGGGAATACTCTGAGCTATGTAAAGGCAGAAGAACATCGGTAGCCCGATGCCTCCTCTGCCTATTAAAGATATTTTATTGAGTTGTCCTTGCTTTTCTTGTTGCATCTTTTTCATTAGAGATCAAAAATCAGCGATGTTCCAAAAGAGACGGGGCGTCCCTGCTGACCATAACCTACATTGGTCTTGAAATAGTAGGTCAGATAATCGGTATTGGTCAGGTTCTTTCCCCATACCTCCCACGTCAGCAGACCGAAGGTGGCACTCACCTTGGCATCGAGCAGGGCATAGAATGACTGACTGACGGCGTTGTCCTCGTTCCAATAAATCTTACCCATACCATTGACACCGGCACTCAGCACAATACGGTCAACGGTCTTACAACTGGGCAGAATGGTGTAAGCGCCTCTGAACGAGAGGGTCTGACGGGGAACAAGGGGCAGCATCTTGCCGGTATAGTCCACTGTGGCACTCTTCTTATAATTCAGGAAGCGGGCATAGGTGTAACCGTAGCTCATACGCAGTGTGAGGGGCTGCACAGGACGAACGGTAAGACCAAGTTCTACACCCTTGCTGTCGGAATGACCGGCATTGCGGGTGATATTACCTACGCCTGGCACAGTCTGCGTAATCTGCTGATGACGCCAGTCCACATAGAACAGGGTCAGGTCGGCCTGCAAGGCGTGGTCAAACAGTGAGGTCTTTGCTCCAATCTCGTAGTTCCAGTTGTACTCGGGCTCAAACGTACGCTCATCGTCCTGGGTAAAGGTAGAGTTAAAACCGCCTGTCTTGTAACCTCTTGTCACCGATGCATAGACCATATTGTCGTTACTGAAGAGATACTCAAGGGCAAACTTCGGTGTGAACTGGGTGAAATTCAGTGTGCTGTTATAGGTATCGGTCGGTGCGCCCAGCGTTCTGTCCCATGCTGTTGCGGTCTTATATGACTCATAATCTTCCTTAGCATGCTCATAGTCGAAACGCAGACCCAACTTTGCATTCAGACCGCCAACAATACGCAGTGATGACTGGTGATAGACGGAAAGACCGGTTGTTGGACTGTCATAGAATTTTGGGGTGCAATAGTTCTGCGAAATATAGGTGGTATAGAGGGCCTTCTTATAACTGTCGTTGAAGAAGAAAGCACCAAACATCCACTGATAACGACTGGCTGTTGTTGACTTAATCGTGAGCTCCTCACTGAAAATATTCTGACGCACACGCTGATTTACCCAATAAAGGTCGGCACGGGTGAAATCCTGGTCAATACCCTGATTATCATCAATATACTGATAGGCTGTCTGACTGTTGAAACTAAAGCCGTTGCCTTCGTAACGGGCATTCAGACCAGCAGTGGTCAACTGGCGCAGGTAAGAGCTGTAGCGGTTGTAGTTAATCTCGCCTACAGTACCATCTGCCTCGTTATACAGGCCATAGGGGTATCCTCCCTGGTCACTGTTACGATAGCTCAGGTCGGCTGAGATGGTCCAACGTTCGGTGGGCTTCCAGAACACGCGACCGCGCATAAAGCCTTCGTTAAACTTATCTATCTTACTGTCATCGAATGCGTTACGGAAATATCCGTCGTTGTGATGATAACTACCATTCACGGCAAAAGCCAGCTTATCGCTCAACTTGCTGTAATGACTGGCATTAACTGATACGTCATTATAACGTCCATACCCTACTTTCACGCGTGTGCCCTGATAGTCGAATGGTGAACGGGTATAGGCATTGATAATACCACCGATGCAATTACGACCATAGAGTGTACCCTGCGGACCGCGAAGCACTTCCAGTGAACTTACATCAAACAGATCATCATCAAATGCTGAGCGCTCCATGTGGGGCACGCCATCAATATAAAATCCTACTGTAGGACCATTTGTCTTGGCACCCACACCACGTACGAAAACGGGGGAGTTCTGACGCGTGCCATACTCTGGAATAAAGAAGTTGGGCACTACATAACCCAGATCCTTAATACTGGTCATCTCTGCCTGACGGATATTGGCAGCAGAAATGGAAGTAATAGAAAGAGCTTCCTTGATAGGCGGATCCTGTTTAAAACCTACTACAGTAACCTCTTCTACATTGTACTGTCGTGAAATTGTTGTGTC
Proteins encoded:
- a CDS encoding TonB-dependent receptor — translated: MKKHLLFLGLLCPIFMYADGVGETADTTISRQYNVEEVTVVGFKQDPPIKEALSITSISAANIRQAEMTSIKDLGYVVPNFFIPEYGTRQNSPVFVRGVGAKTNGPTVGFYIDGVPHMERSAFDDDLFDVSSLEVLRGPQGTLYGRNCIGGIINAYTRSPFDYQGTRVKVGYGRYNDVSVNASHYSKLSDKLAFAVNGSYHHNDGYFRNAFDDSKIDKFNEGFMRGRVFWKPTERWTISADLSYRNSDQGGYPYGLYNEADGTVGEINYNRYSSYLRQLTTAGLNARYEGNGFSFNSQTAYQYIDDNQGIDQDFTRADLYWVNQRVRQNIFSEELTIKSTTASRYQWMFGAFFFNDSYKKALYTTYISQNYCTPKFYDSPTTGLSVYHQSSLRIVGGLNAKLGLRFDYEHAKEDYESYKTATAWDRTLGAPTDTYNSTLNFTQFTPKFALEYLFSNDNMVYASVTRGYKTGGFNSTFTQDDERTFEPEYNWNYEIGAKTSLFDHALQADLTLFYVDWRHQQITQTVPGVGNITRNAGHSDSKGVELGLTVRPVQPLTLRMSYGYTYARFLNYKKSATVDYTGKMLPLVPRQTLSFRGAYTILPSCKTVDRIVLSAGVNGMGKIYWNEDNAVSQSFYALLDAKVSATFGLLTWEVWGKNLTNTDYLTYYFKTNVGYGQQGRPVSFGTSLIFDL
- the hemN gene encoding oxygen-independent coproporphyrinogen III oxidase, which produces MQPELIQKYNRPVPRYTSYPPANYFTAFSESDYQRVVAASNTARQNQISFYLHIPFCRHLCHYCGCNSYPAASADTVKDYVDALHQEIDLVASQIDRSRQISQIHYGGGSPTSLPVSMIKELNEHLLSIAPAIDRPEIAIECHPGYLTEQDWQQLTECGFTRYSIGMQDLKTDVLQAVNRRPSLLPMSDVLQILRASGATVNFDFIYGLPLQTVDSFRHTIEQAAELRPDRLVTFAYAHLPKLFPRQRILDRIGLPSMEEKSAMYEAASEVMTQAGYQRVGLDHFVLPEDELYTALQSGMLHRNFQGYCTRRTTAQVYAFGVTAISQLDDAYVQNGRDIKTYIETINQKRFYIQRGYTLSHEQKLVREVVETLMCNYQLNWHQVAERMGVTVDTLRAACHYDEHQLQDMAADGILDFDDDHIVVHADACSLVRCVAAVLDPLMRHTDKQFSTPI